A stretch of Methylogaea oryzae DNA encodes these proteins:
- a CDS encoding efflux RND transporter permease subunit, producing MLSAIVRFAVRFRGVVVALSALLLAYGALRLNGAGLDIFPEFAPKQVIVQTEAPGLSAEQVEILVTQQIEMTLSGLVGLQLIRSESIQGLSIVTVIFDDGSDVYLDRQMVTERLSRLLAGALPDGTGPPVLVPLASSSATVLTLGLTSSSRSLMELRTLADWTLVPRLLAVPGVADVNVFGGDVRQLQVQVQPDKLRRYGLDLETVILAAKQATGVQGAGFVENANQRFTLQVSGQPADPTALAQVVVARENGVNVTLGDVATVAEGAVPPISAAAIKGKTGIVMMVIGQYGANTLTVSRAVEAALADMETLFAKQDIDFHPHLFRPADYIETAIRNLGGHLLAGGLFVVAVLYGFLFNFRTAFISALAIPLSLLAAVIVLLELGINLNIMVLGGLAIALGEVVDDAIIDTENIFRRLRENRRAAATPSAVRPSLPPGEGWGEGEPEPGHGHFPPLTLPQPSLRSPKERGEPVRSTAEVVFSASMEVRGSVVYASFIVALVFAPLLMLTGVAGRLFAPLGFSYILAILMSLGVALTVTPALCYLLLERFETAHGEPPLIRWLQPRYRRLLETVAGRPRAAVTASLAVCGLGLAALPFLGGEFLPQLREGHYIVHTSGLSGTSLEESLRSGGRLVEEFLKIPGVQSASQWAGRAERGADTYGSHYSEYEVRLEPASGEAQQTILDALRATLKRFPGLLFEANTFLTERVDETISGYTAPVVVNVYGSDLDELDAKAQQVADLMRAIPGATDVQLRSPPGTATVDIRLRLDSLASYGLKPAQVLDAVQAAYEGKIVGKRYEGNRIFDVAVILPRDWRQDPDDLEQLPLRSAEGEIVALSQVADIRAGEGRYNVLHRGSRRVQSITGNVAGRDLVSFVTELKSKLLADIAFPADMYPEVTGAAIEQAKARNELILHALLALAGVLILVYIAIGDLRHTLLTLANLPFSLVGGVIAALLTGGIISVGSMVGFVTLFGITVRNAIMLISHYRQLVEAEGKPWNLDTAIQGAQERLPSILMTALVTALAMLPIAVNSDNPGREIMGPMAAIIVGGLFSSTTLNLLLLPAMLLRFGRFDAAKTP from the coding sequence ATGCTGTCGGCCATCGTCCGTTTCGCCGTGCGCTTTCGCGGCGTGGTCGTCGCCCTATCGGCGCTGCTGCTGGCCTACGGCGCCCTGCGCCTGAACGGCGCCGGCCTGGACATCTTCCCCGAGTTCGCCCCAAAACAGGTGATCGTGCAGACCGAGGCGCCGGGCCTCTCCGCCGAGCAGGTGGAAATCCTCGTTACCCAGCAGATCGAAATGACCCTGTCGGGCTTGGTGGGACTGCAACTGATCCGTTCCGAATCGATCCAGGGCCTGTCCATCGTCACCGTAATTTTCGACGACGGCAGCGACGTCTACCTGGACCGGCAAATGGTCACCGAACGCCTGTCGCGCCTGCTGGCCGGCGCCCTGCCCGACGGCACAGGGCCGCCGGTGCTGGTGCCCTTGGCCTCGTCCTCCGCCACGGTGCTGACCCTGGGCCTGACCTCGTCCAGCCGCAGCCTGATGGAGCTGCGCACCCTGGCGGACTGGACCCTGGTGCCGCGCCTGCTGGCCGTGCCCGGCGTGGCCGACGTCAACGTGTTCGGCGGCGACGTGCGGCAACTGCAAGTGCAGGTTCAGCCGGACAAGCTGCGCCGCTACGGGCTGGACTTGGAAACGGTGATCCTGGCCGCGAAACAGGCCACCGGCGTGCAAGGCGCGGGATTCGTCGAAAACGCCAATCAACGGTTCACCCTGCAAGTGTCGGGACAACCGGCCGACCCCACAGCCCTGGCCCAGGTGGTGGTGGCGCGCGAGAACGGCGTCAACGTCACCCTGGGCGATGTGGCGACGGTGGCCGAAGGCGCCGTGCCGCCCATCAGCGCCGCCGCCATCAAAGGCAAAACCGGCATCGTCATGATGGTGATCGGCCAATACGGCGCCAACACGCTCACCGTGTCCCGCGCCGTGGAAGCGGCGCTGGCGGACATGGAAACGCTGTTCGCCAAGCAAGACATCGACTTCCACCCCCATCTGTTCCGCCCGGCCGACTACATCGAAACCGCCATCCGCAACCTGGGCGGCCACCTCCTGGCCGGCGGCCTGTTCGTGGTGGCGGTGCTGTACGGCTTTCTGTTCAACTTCCGCACCGCCTTCATTTCGGCCCTGGCGATCCCGCTGTCCCTCCTGGCCGCCGTAATCGTCCTGCTGGAGCTGGGCATCAACCTCAACATCATGGTGCTGGGCGGACTCGCCATCGCCTTGGGGGAAGTGGTGGACGACGCCATCATCGACACCGAGAACATTTTCCGCCGGCTGCGGGAGAACCGCCGCGCCGCCGCAACCCCCTCCGCTGTCCGGCCCTCTCTCCCCCCGGGAGAGGGTTGGGGTGAGGGGGAGCCCGAACCAGGCCATGGCCATTTCCCCCCCCTCACTCTACCCCAGCCCTCGCTTCGCTCTCCCAAAGAGAGAGGGGAACCTGTCCGCTCCACCGCCGAGGTGGTGTTCTCCGCCTCCATGGAAGTGCGCGGCTCGGTGGTCTACGCCAGCTTCATCGTCGCCCTGGTGTTCGCGCCGCTGCTGATGCTCACCGGCGTGGCCGGCCGGCTGTTCGCGCCGCTGGGCTTTTCCTACATCCTGGCGATCCTCATGTCCCTGGGGGTCGCCCTCACCGTCACGCCGGCCCTGTGCTACCTGCTGCTGGAACGCTTCGAAACCGCCCACGGCGAACCACCTCTGATCCGCTGGCTGCAGCCGCGCTATCGCCGCCTGCTGGAAACCGTCGCCGGCCGGCCGCGCGCCGCCGTCACCGCCAGCCTGGCGGTATGCGGCCTGGGACTGGCGGCCTTGCCCTTCCTCGGCGGCGAGTTCCTGCCGCAGCTGCGCGAAGGCCATTACATCGTCCACACCAGCGGCCTGTCCGGCACGTCCCTGGAAGAATCCCTGCGCTCCGGCGGCCGGCTGGTGGAAGAATTTCTGAAAATCCCCGGCGTGCAGTCCGCCTCCCAATGGGCCGGCCGCGCCGAGCGGGGCGCCGACACCTACGGCAGCCATTACAGCGAATACGAAGTGCGGCTGGAGCCGGCCTCGGGCGAAGCGCAGCAGACCATCCTCGACGCCCTGCGCGCCACTCTCAAGCGTTTTCCCGGCCTGCTGTTCGAGGCCAACACCTTCCTCACCGAACGGGTGGACGAAACCATTTCCGGCTACACCGCGCCGGTGGTGGTGAATGTCTACGGCAGCGACCTGGACGAACTGGACGCCAAGGCCCAGCAAGTGGCCGACCTGATGCGCGCCATCCCCGGCGCCACCGACGTGCAGCTGCGCTCGCCTCCCGGCACCGCCACGGTGGATATCCGCCTGCGCTTGGATAGCCTCGCGTCCTACGGCCTCAAGCCAGCGCAAGTGCTGGACGCGGTCCAGGCCGCCTACGAAGGGAAAATCGTCGGCAAGCGCTACGAAGGCAACCGCATCTTCGACGTGGCGGTGATCCTGCCGCGCGACTGGCGGCAAGACCCGGACGACCTGGAACAGCTGCCCTTGCGCTCGGCGGAAGGGGAAATCGTCGCCTTGAGCCAAGTGGCCGACATCCGCGCGGGGGAAGGCCGCTACAACGTGCTGCACCGCGGGTCGCGCCGGGTCCAAAGCATCACCGGCAACGTGGCGGGGCGCGACTTGGTGTCGTTCGTGACCGAATTGAAAAGCAAGCTGCTGGCCGACATCGCTTTTCCCGCGGACATGTACCCCGAAGTGACGGGCGCCGCCATCGAACAGGCCAAAGCCCGCAACGAGCTGATCCTGCACGCCCTGCTGGCCCTGGCCGGCGTGCTGATCCTGGTCTACATCGCCATCGGCGACCTGCGCCACACCCTGCTGACCTTGGCCAACCTGCCGTTCTCCCTGGTGGGCGGCGTGATCGCCGCCTTGTTGACCGGCGGCATCATTTCCGTGGGCTCCATGGTGGGCTTCGTCACGCTGTTCGGCATCACCGTGCGCAACGCCATCATGCTTATCTCCCATTACCGCCAATTGGTGGAAGCGGAGGGCAAGCCCTGGAACCTCGACACCGCCATCCAGGGCGCCCAGGAACGCTTGCCGTCAATCCTGATGACGGCCCTGGTGACGGCCCTGGCCATGCTGCCCATCGCCGTCAACAGCGACAATCCGGGCCGGGAGATCATGGGCCCCATGGCCGCCATCATCGTCGGCGGATTATTTTCCTCCACGACACTGAATTTGCTACTTTTACCGGCAATGTTGCTGCGCTTCGGACGGTTTGACGCCGCGAAAACGCCGTAG
- the bcsG gene encoding cellulose biosynthesis protein BcsG: MGIWNYYFIAKLALFLGKYIGFHLWENLAFAALLLLPAKNAWARWLRRLTALPAGVALLYYDSWLPPISRVMSQAANLESFSGAYLLELLGRFVNLQVLAAIAGLCLAAALLGRRLRLSSFVVVAIVAMPTLGKLNDASSTAAAMTAAAPAQCDKPDAGAAAQSPMASHFDGGDLSAGLQSFYNDESKRRVAFAKPAATPSFDVIVLHICSLAWDDLAYLNDDPKLLKRFDVLFKNFNSAASYSGPAAIRLLRGACGQQAHKGLYQPPQSQCGLFQGLAAAGLEPSLLLNHDGHFGDFLKDVQQSGGLNIAPLGPLGAAVHQRSFDDTPIYDDYDLLNRWWQKRQSQPAAPQALYYNTISLHDGNRLAGGKAVTNSLETFRPRVDKLLGDLDRFVTELEKSGRQAVVVFVPEHGAAIRGDAIQISGMREIPSPQITLVPVGVKFVGMKQPPASPLQITQPSSYLALSELLSRSVNQDPYALPSVDLAGYVKDLPITEFVAENEETAIVRTRAGYSMRTPDGAWMDFVQGK, translated from the coding sequence ATGGGCATCTGGAATTACTACTTCATCGCCAAACTGGCCCTGTTTCTGGGCAAGTACATCGGCTTCCACCTCTGGGAAAACCTGGCCTTCGCCGCGCTGCTGCTGCTGCCGGCAAAAAACGCCTGGGCGCGCTGGCTGCGCCGGCTGACCGCCCTGCCGGCCGGCGTGGCGCTGCTGTACTACGATTCCTGGCTGCCGCCCATATCGCGGGTCATGTCCCAGGCGGCCAACCTGGAAAGCTTCAGCGGCGCCTATCTGCTGGAACTGCTGGGCCGCTTCGTCAATCTGCAGGTGCTGGCCGCCATCGCCGGCCTATGCCTGGCGGCCGCCCTGCTGGGCCGCCGCTTGCGCCTCAGCAGCTTCGTGGTGGTGGCAATCGTGGCGATGCCCACCCTCGGCAAACTGAACGACGCCTCCAGCACGGCGGCGGCGATGACGGCCGCCGCGCCGGCCCAATGCGACAAGCCGGACGCCGGGGCGGCGGCACAATCGCCCATGGCCAGCCATTTCGACGGCGGCGATCTCAGCGCCGGACTGCAAAGCTTCTACAACGACGAAAGCAAACGCCGCGTCGCCTTCGCCAAGCCGGCAGCCACCCCCAGCTTCGACGTCATCGTGCTGCACATCTGCTCCCTGGCGTGGGACGATCTGGCCTACCTGAACGACGACCCGAAGCTGCTGAAACGTTTCGACGTATTGTTCAAGAACTTCAACTCCGCCGCCAGCTACAGCGGCCCGGCCGCCATCCGCCTGCTGCGCGGCGCCTGCGGGCAACAGGCCCACAAGGGCCTCTACCAGCCGCCCCAGTCCCAATGCGGCTTGTTCCAAGGCCTGGCCGCGGCCGGCTTGGAGCCGTCGCTGCTGCTGAACCACGACGGCCACTTCGGCGACTTCCTCAAGGACGTGCAACAGAGCGGCGGCCTCAACATCGCCCCCCTGGGGCCCCTCGGCGCCGCCGTGCACCAACGCAGTTTCGACGATACCCCCATCTACGACGACTACGACCTGTTGAACCGCTGGTGGCAGAAGCGCCAAAGCCAGCCGGCAGCGCCGCAAGCGTTGTACTACAACACCATCTCCCTGCACGACGGCAACCGCTTGGCCGGCGGCAAAGCCGTCACCAACAGCCTGGAAACGTTCCGCCCGCGGGTGGACAAGCTGCTCGGCGACCTGGACCGTTTCGTCACCGAACTGGAGAAAAGCGGCCGCCAGGCCGTGGTGGTGTTCGTGCCGGAACACGGCGCCGCCATTCGCGGCGACGCCATCCAAATCTCCGGCATGCGCGAAATTCCCAGCCCGCAGATCACCCTGGTGCCGGTGGGCGTGAAATTCGTCGGCATGAAGCAGCCGCCCGCTTCGCCGCTGCAAATCACCCAGCCTTCCAGCTACCTGGCCCTGAGCGAGCTGCTGTCGCGTTCCGTGAACCAGGACCCTTACGCCCTGCCGTCGGTGGATCTAGCCGGTTACGTCAAGGACTTGCCGATCACCGAGTTCGTCGCGGAAAACGAGGAAACAGCTATCGTGCGCACCCGCGCCGGCTACTCCATGCGGACGCCGGACGGTGCCTGGATGGACTTCGTCCAGGGCAAGTGA
- a CDS encoding diacylglycerol kinase produces MSHPYKIRKGLFRVYDALGFTLAGLRYAVVSEEAFRLEVLLVAPLLPLALWLTDDGLRRAMLIGSLLLILIVELLNSAVEATVDRVSLERHPLAKVAKDMGSAAVALAMLNAAVTWALLLLP; encoded by the coding sequence ATGAGCCACCCCTATAAAATCCGCAAAGGCTTATTCCGCGTTTACGATGCGCTGGGATTCACCCTGGCGGGCCTGCGTTACGCGGTGGTCAGCGAGGAGGCCTTCCGTCTCGAAGTGCTGCTGGTGGCGCCGCTGTTGCCGCTGGCGCTATGGTTAACCGACGACGGCCTGCGGCGGGCCATGCTGATCGGCTCGTTATTGCTTATCCTGATCGTGGAGCTGCTCAATTCCGCCGTCGAGGCCACCGTGGACCGCGTGTCGCTGGAACGCCACCCCCTGGCGAAAGTCGCCAAGGACATGGGCAGCGCCGCGGTGGCGCTGGCCATGCTCAACGCCGCCGTCACCTGGGCTTTGCTGTTGCTGCCATGA